TATTACGTTGGGATTCATCAGTGGCTACATCAGAGAATCCGTCATCGACTGTGTCAGGATTTGCTGATGGAAATCAAACAAGATTGAGTAACTTAAACCAAAACAAAGACGtcatattagaaaaaaaaatgtcatttttatAGAGATATGAAAATCGGCAGGATCCTGGAAATATTACTTTAATAGAGTTATGGAAGTTGCAAGTATTTTGGAATATTTTCTAATAGGTTTATGGAAAGGGGCGAATGCTCTAATTCGACTAGGTTAACCTAATAGACTCCTACTATATAAGAGGAGCTCGTGTGTACTCTTTCTCTTGACGTCAAGAAAAGACCTAGCTTGGTTTGTGAGCTTTGGttgtgagagaaagagaggttcTATATTCTTGTACTTGAGATTATAGTGGATTGCCTCTTGCCATGCCCCTGTAGACGTAACCATTCTAGGTGAATCACTGGGTGAAAAATTTCTTGTGTCCATCTTCTATCTTTTCCGCATTCTTCTTCCTATCTCTACTATTCTACAAACTCAACTTTCTTACTTATGTCGTCGAGTTCGTCAGAGAGTGTATCAGAgagtttgtgtgtttgattCTGGTTCTTGAGTCAAACAGTTTCGCCGTTGTGGTtcaacaaagtggtatcagagccttggTTGGTGTCGTTGTCAATGGCGAAGTCAAGAATTGAATTGGAGCGTTTTGATGGGAAGGGTGACTTCTCATTGTGGAAGAAGAGGATGCTTGCGCATCTGTCTGTCCTTGGTTTAAAGGATGTGTTAGAAGAGTCTACGTCACCTTCTGTGTCAGTGATGAGGAAGGATGAAGACGAAGATGTATTCAGGGAGAGGTTGGTGAAAGTGGAAGCCGAAAGGCTTGAAAGATCAGAGAAGGCGATGAATCTGATCATTCTCAATGTTGGAGATCATGTGCTAAGGAAGATCGAGTTGTGTACGTCAGCTGCTTCTACATGGTCCACACTGGAGAGGTTATATCTTTTGAAGACTCTACCGAATAGAATTCACTTGCAGCACAAATTCTATACCTTCAAGATGGTCGATACTCGGAGTATGGATGAGAATATCGATGAATTCTTGAAGATTGTCTCTCACCTGTCAAGCGTGAATGTAACTGTGTTAGAGGAGGTATAAGCGATTCTGCTCCTGAATTCGCTTCCTTCACGGTTCAACTCTCTCAAGGAAACGCTTAAGTACGACAAGGATACATTGTCGTTGGAAGAGGTGACAAGCGCAACAACGTCTAAAGATCAGGATCTGAAGTCCTCTACGGCTTCACATGATAGTGGTGAAGGATATTATGCTAGAGGAAGGACTGAGAAGATGGATCCTGTGAGGAAAGAAAATGGCAAGTCTAGATCGATCTCAGGGTCTAGGATAACTTGCTGGTTCTGCAATAAGCATGAACACACCAAGAGGGAGTGCTACGCCTACAAGAAGAAGTATGGCGGAGGAGAAGACGAAGCTAAAGCAACCGTTGTGATAGATCTTGAATCAGCGGATGATGCACTGTCGGTAGGAGATACGTGGCATCATGATAAGtgggtgattgattctggatgCTCCTACCACATGACGTGTAGGAGAGATTGGTTTCACACGTTTAAAGAATTGGCTTCAGGACAGGTTCTTTTTGGTAATGATTGCGCGGTTGGAGTGCAAGGGATTGGTACAATGAACATCAAAGCTTATGGTGGTTCTGTCAAGATGCTCACGAATGTCAGGTATATTCTGGAATTCAGAAGGAACTTGATATCTACTGGAACCTTGGATGTGTTAGGCTTTGTGCATAGTGGTGGACATGGGAAGACTAGGTTTTACAAGCATGGTAAACTAGCTCTTCAGGGAACCTTGTGTGGGTCATTGTACTTGTTAGATGGTAAGACTGTGTCAGGTGAAGTAAACGACAATGTCAGGAAGAAACCATCTATGGATGAGACAGTCTTGTGGCATAGACGTCTTGGGCACATGAGTATGAATAATCTACAGATTCTTGCCCGGAGAGGAGTGATCGATAAGAGGAAGATTGGAGTTTTGGAGTTCTGTGAGAGATGTGTGATGGGGAAGCAGAAGAGGCTGAGCTTCAACATCGGAAGACATGATACAGGTGAAGCTCTCAGGTATGTACATGCTGATTTATGGAGATCTCCAAATGTGACGCCAAGTCTGTCAAGGAAGCAATATTTCCTATCTATTATCGATGATTACACAAGAAAGGTCTGGGTATATTTCCTAGCTGCTAAAGGAGAAACCTTTAGTAAATTCTGTGAATAGAAGAAGTTGATGGAGAATCAagtcaagaagaaggtgtgttGTCTTAGAACAGACAATGGACTTGAATTCTGTAATACAGAGTTTGACAACTTTTGTAAGCACCATGGAATTCAGAGACATAGGACTTGTGcatatacaccacaacagaacgGTGTAGCTGAACGTATGAACATGACTCTGATGGAGAAGGTAAGGTGCCTTCTGGTTGAGTCGGGTCTAGAGGAATAATTCTGGGCTGAAGCTGTGTCTACGTCAGCGTATATGACAAAAAGGAGTCCATCTTCTGCAATAGATGGGAACATTCCGAAGGAACTTTGGTTGGGCAAGAAGCCATGTTATCTGCACCTAAGAAGATTTGGATCTGTGGTTTACATCCATGCAGATCAAGGAAAGCTCAAGGCCAGAGCTAAAAAGGGAATCTTCGTCAGCTATCCATCAGGTGTGAAAGGATAAAAAGTTTGGCTTCTTGAGGAGAAGAAGTGTGTTATAAGCAGGAATGTGTTATTTGCAGAAGATAAAGTCTACAAGGATTTGAGTGTCTGTGAAGTTAAAGCAGATGTCACAGAGAAGCTAAGAAATCAGATTGTGCTGGGAGAAACAACATGATCTGCGTCAGGACCAGAAGTTGAACCTTTAGGTGGAGCTGTTGACGAAACAGCTGAAGTAGCTGTTGACACAGATGATGAACAAGGTGAAAGTCTTGAAGGATATCAGCTAGCAAGGGATAGAGTTCGGAGAAGAATAGTGCCACCTGCACGGTACTCTAACTCGGAGGATATAGTAGCGTTTGCGCTATATGTAGCTGATGACGTATGTGCCGAGGAACCTCAAGACTATCATGGAGCGATGAACATCAAAGAGAGAAGGCAGTGGGATGAAGCATGTAGTGAAGAGATGACTTCACTGGATAAGAACCAAACCTGGAAGCTTGTGAGCAGGCCTAGTAAGCGTAAAGTGATAGGTTGCAAGTGGGTCTTTAAGTTGAAGTCTGGTATACCTGGTGTTGTGAAGCCTAGATTTAAGGCTCGGTTAGTTGCTAAGGGATACTCTCAGAGGGAGGGTATTGACTATCAAGATGTTTTTTCACCCGTCGTGAAACATGTGTCCATAAGGTACTTGTTGTCAATTACAGTGAATCAGGATTTGGAGCTTGAGCAACTTGATGTAAAGACTGTGTTTCTTCATGGTACACTTGAAGAAGATATTTACATGGAGCAACCAGAGGGATTTCAGGTTAAAGGAAAAGAGGATCACGTTTGTCTACTTCAGAAGGCTCTTTATGGACTAAAGCAGACACCAAGACAATGGAACAAGTGTTTTGATCAGTTTGTGGTTAGTCATGGATTTATGAAGAGTGAATATGATCACTGTGTCTACATCAAGAAGTTAACCAATGGTACGTACATCTATCTACTattatatgtggatgatatgtTGGTTGCGTCAAAGGTTGCAGCAGAGATCATGAAGGTGAAGCAGCTACTCAGCAGCAGATTTGAGATGAATGACTTGGGTCCAGCAAGACGAATTTTGGGAATGGATATTGAGAAGATCGTGTGAAGGGGATTATGACACTATCTCAATATGGTTATATCAGGAAGGTTTTCAAGGTATTCAACATGGATGAGTCAAAGAGTGTGTCAACGCCTGTTGGTGCACATTTCAAATTGTCTGCCTTAGACGATGCTGAAGCAGAGACAAGTATGGAGGATATTCCATATGCTAATGCTATCGGAAGCATAATGTACGCTATGATAGGCACGAGGTGTGATCTGGGATATGCATTGGGGTTTGTTAGCAGGTTTATGAGTAAGCCTGGGATGGTTCATTGGACTGCGGTTAAGTGGGTACTAAGGTACCTAAAGGGGACACAAGATCTGAAACTGTGCTTCAGGAAGAATGAAGTACTTAAGGTTGAAGGTCTCTGTGATTCTGATTTTGCTTCAGATCTGGACAAGAGAAGGTCGATCTCAGGTTATGTTTTCATGGCTGGTGGTAATACAATCAGCTGGAGATCAAGTCTACAAAGTGTAGTGACTCTGTCAACGACTGAAGCAGAGTATATGGCGCTGGTTGAAGCGGTCAAAGAAGGAATGTGGTTAAGGGGCTTAGCGGAGGAGCTTGGATTCAAGCAAGACACGATGGAGATATCGTGTGACTCTCAAAGTGCATTGTGTCTAGCCAAGAACAATGTGTATCATGAGAGGACTAAGCACATCAGCAGAAAGATGCACTTCATCAGGGATATTATCGCTCAAGGTGATGTAAGTGTGAAGAAGATCTGTACTTCTAAGAATCCTGCTGATATATTAACCAAGGTTGTTCCGGTTAAGAAGTTTGAGGAAGCGGTGGACTTCCTTGGGATGTCTGAACACTGAGGAGCATTCGGCATCGCCTGGCAAAGCACGAGTTTGATTAACCTAAGTAGTGGATCATGTTTGATGTCATCAAAGTGGAGTTTGTTGGGATTCATCAGTGGCTACGTTAGAGAATCTATCATCGACTGCGTCAGGATTTGGTGATGAAAATCAAACAAGATTGAGTAACTTAAACCAAGACAAGGACGTCGTGTTAGGAAAAGGAAATGTCACTTTTATGGAGATATGGAAGTCGGCAGGATCCTGGAAATATTACTTTTACGGAGTTATGGAAGTTGCAAGTATTTTGGAATATTTTCTAATAGGTTTATGGAAAGGGGCGAATGCTCTAATCCGACTAGGTTAACCTAATAGACTCCTACTATATAAGAGGAGCTCGTGTGTACTATTTCTCTTGACGTCAAGAAAAGACCTAACTTGGTTTGTGAGCTTTGGttgtgagagaaagagaggttcCATATTCTTGTACTTGAGATTATAGTGGATTGCCTCTTGCCAGACCCCAGTGGACGTAACCATTCTAGGTGAATCACTGAGTAAACAATTTCTTGTGTCCATCTTCTATCTTTTCCGCATTCTTCTTCCTATCTCTACTATTCTACAAACTCAACTTTTCTACTTACGTCGTCGAGTTCATCAAAGAGTGTATCAGAGAGTTTGCGTGTTTGATTCTGGTTCTTGAGTCAAACAGTTTCGCCTTTGTGGTTCAACTATTCAGTTACCGAATCGAAAAAGGTctgtatatataactaaaaaaaacaatcagtGTGAGTACtgactaaaaaaaaagacgttTTGGTCATCCTAtactgccaaaaaaaaaacaatcaaagttACTTGCGCCATTTGGATTGACATTTCAATACAATTAGTTTACACAACTATGATAGTTAAGCCAAGAACGTTTCTCAGCAAACGTATTACGTATGTATTGAACTTACAAAAGCAAACACAATACGTACAAGACGACAGGGacacaaggaaaaaaaaaagccagaaaaaacaaaattaaagggaaaaaaaagacaaacctTCTGAACGAAAGAGAGGTAACCGGGTCCTGGAGAGAGAGATCAAGTTGCCAACGagggtagagagagagagagagagcgagggTGGGTGGGGCCCAAAGACGGAAATCTAACTTTATACACTATGAACCAATTACAAAACGACACGTGGAAAAGCATCGTCGCGCACTTTACGCTTGGGTGCTCCTCCCTCCGCATTTGATAAGGTTATCGCTCTCCCATTGGCTGTGGAGTCCACTTGTCATCTGTGCGATCTCTCTTCATGCTTTGCTTATGTCAACACACAAAGCCTTTTTACCCAAACTGGCATGTGCCCACGGCCCCCACCTAGGGATGTTACCTACGGGTAGGGATGTTAACTACAGGGTTAGGGCTCAGccctcttttgtttattataagcCCAGCCCTATTTTAACCCAACCCTATTTTGATCCTATTATAATCAAGGGTTAGGGCTGGTACCAGGGTTAActcatttaattgaaaaaaatatttcatttatttttgttcttaaattttaaagataaaactagaaaaattaagatatcataTGATTCTTTCCTCCAATTTGTTGagcatcaaaatcaaaagttttcctcccaaaatcgcaaaatcgagtttttgctccacaactaagaataaaatttttccgtcaaaaaaaaaattgtgtttttttccgccaaaacctaatttgagtttttccaccaaaaccacaaaatcaagttttcccgccaaaaccgcaaaatcgagttttcccgcaaaaaccgcaaaatcgagttttcctgtcaaaaccggcaaatcaagttttcccgccaaaactgtaaaatcccgttttcccgccaaaacagcaaaatcaagttttccgccgaaaccggcaaatcgggtTTTCCCGCAGAAACCGTAAAATctagtttttccgccaaaaccgcaaaatcgagttttcccgccaaaaccgcaaaatcgagttttcccgccaaaaccacaaaaacgagtttttccgccgaaaccggcaaatcgagtttttccgccgaaaccggcaaatcgagtttttccgccgaaatcgacaaatcgagttttcccgccgaaaactacaaaatcgtgttttcccgccgaaacagcaaaaacgagttttccgccgaaaccgacAAATCaggttttcccgccaaaactgcaaaatcgagtttttccgctgaaaccgcaaaatcgagtttttccgccaaaactaaaACCGCAATATCGAGTTTTCCCTacaaaaccggcaaatcgagttttcccgccaaaaccgtgaaATTGAGTTTTACGGGTTTTCCagaaaaacttaatttaattttacgttttcacgggaaaattcgattttgaggttttggtgaaaaactcgattttgattttttggcgggaaaactcgatttcgaagttttgacgaaaaactcgattttgcgtttttggaaggaaaactcgattttgttgttttagttgaaaactcgattttgcggtttcgacgGAAAATTTCGTTGTTCagtttttggcgagaaaactctactttaagtttttttgatgaaaaacattattaaatattgtataatagttgtgtgaatcaaaataaaaaggttagAATTTAAACCCTGGTCCTATTAGGACCAACCCTATTTAAACCCTGTTTAAAAAATGAGGGTTTTGGTTACAAATGGGTTTGCAGGGTTAGGACTAACCCTGTCCGGTTGAGCCCATATTAACATCCCTACCCCCACCCAAACCCCCAGTGCCCCTTTCTACCAACAAATACGTATTATATTAATCACACATGTTTAAAGTTCGTTAATTAGTCTAATTAATAAACGATTTGTGATTAGGATTTTATATGAGACCTTAAAATTGCTTGAAACATGACACGAGCCACCCGAGTGGACTTGTAGACATTTTAACTTAGCCAGTAAAAAAtcacatacaaaaaaataaaataaaaaattgtgtggtatatatatatattatgactTGTCATTAAATtcccaaagaaaaagaaaaaagacagagggaaaaggaagaagagaagaaaatttTGAGTGGGTGAGGAGAGTTTGCGATAAGAGACGTCTTCTACTTTGTCTATAATTACAGTAAGCACTTttgcaaaacaaaactaaaacttCTGGAGAATTTTCGGACACTAATGGGTCAAACCTTTTTACTTGTCGTTtgattaaattaattgtttgaaaatctccttcttcctcctcctcatcagTCTCACCGTGTCTGTTCTTAGATAGAGAGATAGAGCGAGCGAAAGGTTAGCTTTTGTTTCCATCTCTCATTTGTTTAAGGTTTCTTTCTCATGCTATCTCACTGTTCTGATACTGTcgtgctcttttttttttggagtgtTCATTTCTATACATTCAGTTAACCACGACGAAACGTAATCtagttttgtctttttgattttattttttatcccGTAATTTCGATTGAAAAATAGATGAACCCGGTTGAGTTTTGTTTGCTTTCTTGTTAGAAGAGATTGAGCTTCTTTCCCGCTTTATATAGAGAATCAGAGAACTTGGTTTCTCACCAACTCGTTTTTGTTTTGATCCATTTGCAGGAAAAATCATTACTGTTTAACCGCAAAGTTGGGATTTTGATTCATCTTATTGAGGAATAAACAGAGTAAACAAAATTCTCTTCCAAGAGGAGGAGAAAAGTTGAGATTTTTCCACCTCTCATCTCAAGAAGCTCGAGTATGTCTTCTGTAGCAGTGTTATGggttgcttcctcttctcctAATCCAGACCCGATGAACACTTGTGGGTTGGTAAGGGCTGTAGAGTCTTCTAGAGTTCTCTCTCGTTGTCAGAATCAGAGAATGGACAATGGTAGGAGGAAGCAAACAACAAAAACGTggacctcttcttcttcttcctctctaatGAGCTACAGAAGGAATGTTGTGTCTTCGAGCGTAGTAGCAAGTCATGCAGGAGAGATAGCACTCTCATCTGAAGAGAAGGTTTACAACGTTGTGCTTAGACAAGCGGCTTTGGTTAACAAACAGCTCAGGTCTACTTCTCCTGAACTTGATGATGTGAAGAAACCACGGGATATTGTTCTCCCTGGGAGTTTGAGTTTGTTGGGTGAAGCTTATGATCGTTGCGGCGAAGTTTGCGCTGAATATGCTAAAACCTTTTATCTTGGTTAGcatctcttttgtttctcttctttaagcTTTGGTGTGTAATGAAGTATTTTATTCGTTTGTTTTCTGagttatttatgtattttgttgTTGCAGGAACTTTGCTTATGACACCAGAGAGGCGAAAGGCGATTTGGGCTATATACGGTGAGTTACTGCACGAGCCATATAGTTTAACAAACTGTTTTAGAATTGATGCTTACAAAGTAGATTCAAGATGAATCATGTAGACATAGGACTTCTCTAGTTGGTTTGTGTGCTAGCTTAGACAAGTCCATGCCCAGACTTATACCCATGCATCCAaatttgtatcattttaagatttaaaaccCATGATAATTGAATTAGCTTAGTTAGTAATATGGGGGTTTAATGGGCCTTTTGGGCCCAGTAGTCTTAACTCTGGAAATTACTCATGCTGAACAATGTAAGCTAATGACCCAAAATGATCTGAGGATTTCAAAAAAgttgttttgttttaagttttattgTTTTAGGTTTGATGATTTGACAATATTTCTCGTGCAGTTTGGTGCAGAAGAACTGATGAGCTGGTAGATGGGCCTAATGCATCACACATAACTCCCATGGCGTTAGATAGATGGGAAGCAAGGCTAGAAGATCTATTCCGTGGCCGTCCATTCGATATGCTTGATGCTGCTCTCGCTGATACCGTTGCTAGATACCCTGTCGATATTCAGGTCAGCCTCATTTCACATGCATCCAAATCTACTGTGAAACTGTTATAAACCTTTGTTCTAAacgtttatttgtttttttttttgcagccaTTTAGAGACATGATCGAAGGAATGAGAATGGATTTGAGGAAGTCCAGATACAAGAACTTTGATGATCTCTACCTTTACTGCTACTATGTAGCCGGAACCGTCGGTTTGATGAGCGTTCCGGTTATGGGAATCGATCCCAAGTCCAAAGCAACGACCGAGAGTGTTTACAACGCTGCCTTGGCTCTCGGTATAGCTAATCAGCTTACCAACATACTCAGAGACGTTGGCGAAGAgtgagtcttttttttttctcacttgCGTTTACATATACCACCTAAACCGGTTTCTTGATTCACGTCTCATTCTTAAACCGGTTTTGATCTCTCTCAGTgcaagaagaggaagagtttATCTGCCCCAAGATGAGTTAGCTCAAGCTGGTCTCTCAGATGAAGACATATTCGCGGGAAAAGTCACTGATAAATGGAGGAACTTCATGAAAATGCAGCTTAAGCGAGCAAGAATGTTCTTTGACGAAGCTGAGAAAGGCATTACTGAGCTGGACGCTGCTAGCAGATGGCCGGTAAGTCGGCGACTTACcgtttacatttttgttttgaacttgTTTCGTTTTTACCCCAGAACTTTGTTTTAGATCGATTTAACCCTCAAGGCTTGgctgtttgattttttttttcaggtatgGGCGTCGCTCCTATTGTACAGGAGAATATTGGACGAGATTGAAGCGAATGATTACAACAACTTTACGAAGAGAGCTTATGTGGGGAAAGCCAAGAAAATTGCAGCTCTGCCATTGGCTTATGCTAAATCAGTACTAAAGACTCCAAGTTCAAGAGGAACAACTTAAGAGGGCTTTTGTGATTAAAGGAAAAGCTTAGGGTCGAATTTATGatgttaattaatatatatacatataaatggccaaataaaattcttatttctctatgtaaaaagtaaaaaaaaatattttatttctcttgGCTACTGAAGAAATAGGAATATTTTGGTTGGAGAGCTAGTTTTGTGatatataaaaagaagttaCTGATTTCAAAAAACATTAACAGAGATTCTTGTGACCTGTGCTCAATGCGCATGTTATGAAGAcgtattaacaaaaaaaattaacaacgGAAACGATATCTATTCATGTTTATTAGGCTGTCTGCTATTAGAAATGTTCTATAATAATAATCCAGCAATTTATGTTTGTATCtaacaaaatgtaaaatagtaagtatatttttatcatatcaATATAGAAACATTTCGTATATAAGAACACCATCCAGTTGACAAATTAAAATCTTCAAAAGTAGATTGATTTAATTATTGAAACGAACGAAAGTCAGACAAACAGAAGAAACAGAATATATGAAACTTATTTTGTTCGGATCATCATAATTTTGAGCTAAGTCAGAAACCAGCCATCTTCATAAGCTTCTTCCAAGCCGGTCTAGCCGTAACCTCTTCCCACCACCGGTTCATATTCGCCCGATCCTTAACAATCCGGTTTATATCGGTACGCATCAAATACCCCATCGCCGGCATATGCGTCAAATCAGCCATAGTGAATTCATCACCAGCCAAGAACCGGTTGGAGGCAAGCTGGTTGTCGTATATGTCCAAGACCACCCCGAGCTTCACCTTGAGCTCCTCGACCAAAGCGGCGTCACATTCTTCGCCTAACCTCGGCTTGATGACTAGGTTCATCACTAAAGGGTGTACCAAAACGTTGAAGTAACCCACCTCAACATCAGCCCACTGGTCCACGATGGCTCGGTGCTCTAGAGACTTGCCCAAAAGGTTCGTGCCTTGGTCCGAGTACTTGGTCGCGTAGTATCTCGCAATGGCTCGAGATTCTTTGAGCAAACATGCATGCAACATTTCAAACAcacattacattttttttttgtcacgtgAAAACACACATTACATAAATGTAGAAAACAAGtctgtaaagaaatattttatagattttgttattAGGATGGTTACCAAAAAGCTTGAAATCTCCATCTTCTATGGCTGGAACTTGACCAAATGGCTACAAGAAACATTAGTTATACCAATGGTGTGTTtctatttagaagaaaaaaacatgaaacGTTTACCTGACGAAGAAGATGTTCTGGTCTTTTCTGCTCTAGCGTATCAAGATCGATGTGAACAATctcaaattcaatttttttctcaagAAGACAAAGCAAGACTCTTTGCGGACAAGCTGCCGTAACCTGTCCATATAGTTTCACAACCATTCTATTaccttgtaatttttttttgtattattaatAGTATAAGAAAAAAAGCAAGGATCAATTTATAtgtgttattttaaatttagttgTGTCTATCGATCTTATTTATATATGAGAAGAAGTATGGTAGATGTGTTGGCATTTTATTAGACTAAAACGTTTATAAGAGCTGGTTGTTGTGGCTTGGTTGGGTAAAGCATGTGGTGGTAGTTCCACTAACGGTGGgtatcattcaaatttctctATAAGCTTTGTAGAGAGTTTCATGTTAAAGTTCTTGTCAAACCGTGTTTGGTCGAGTCGATGGGTAggttaaatataaatataaaattttaattgtaaattttatttttataaacataaatttagtttttgaatataaacataacTTTTGGtagtattaaataaattaaataaataatataatttttttttaatttgtatatattataaatgaaaatgCTCTAGAAAAGTTAAACATTAGGTAAAGAGCATTTGCAtcttctaaataattttctaataataatgcttataaatttcatattccaacTTGATTCTAAAAGATGAGCGGCGAGACTAGGGTTTTGGCGAGAAACGAAACTAGGGCTTTGAATTCGGAGGATCATGATGCAACCATGATGGATGTGGGGGAGAGATCGAGACCGCCAGGAAACCCACCTGATAGGGTGACCACATGGGCAGCGAAGGCGGCGGGTACGACGGCAGGAGGTATGCCGGTTCCAGAGGCTTTGATTGATGATGTGTTTGTGTCGAGAAGGCTCAGAGTAGATTTTACGAATGGAGAAGATGGAGAACCATCGATCACGATTGAGAACGAGGTACTTGAAGCAATGAACGGGATGTGGAAGCAGCGTATGATTGTTAGGGTTTTGGGGAGGAATGTTCCGATCTCTGCCTTGAGTAGGAAGCTAAGGGAATTATGGAGCCCGAAGGGATCGATGTATGTGATGGACCTACTTCGACAGTTCTTCAT
This genomic stretch from Brassica napus cultivar Da-Ae chromosome C9, Da-Ae, whole genome shotgun sequence harbors:
- the LOC106387714 gene encoding phytoene synthase, chloroplastic isoform X1 gives rise to the protein MSSVAVLWVASSSPNPDPMNTCGLVRAVESSRVLSRCQNQRMDNGRRKQTTKTWTSSSSSSLMSYRRNVVSSSVVASHAGEIALSSEEKVYNVVLRQAALVNKQLRSTSPELDDVKKPRDIVLPGSLSLLGEAYDRCGEVCAEYAKTFYLGTLLMTPERRKAIWAIYVWCRRTDELVDGPNASHITPMALDRWEARLEDLFRGRPFDMLDAALADTVARYPVDIQPFRDMIEGMRMDLRKSRYKNFDDLYLYCYYVAGTVGLMSVPVMGIDPKSKATTESVYNAALALGIANQLTNILRDVGEDARRGRVYLPQDELAQAGLSDEDIFAGKVTDKWRNFMKMQLKRARMFFDEAEKGITELDAASRWPVWASLLLYRRILDEIEANDYNNFTKRAYVGKAKKIAALPLAYAKSVLKTPSSRGTT
- the LOC106385547 gene encoding glutathione S-transferase F12; this encodes MVVKLYGQVTAACPQRVLLCLLEKKIEFEIVHIDLDTLEQKRPEHLLRQPFGQVPAIEDGDFKLFESRAIARYYATKYSDQGTNLLGKSLEHRAIVDQWADVEVGYFNVLVHPLVMNLVIKPRLGEECDAALVEELKVKLGVVLDIYDNQLASNRFLAGDEFTMADLTHMPAMGYLMRTDINRIVKDRANMNRWWEEVTARPAWKKLMKMAGF